A single Notoacmeibacter ruber DNA region contains:
- a CDS encoding acetyl-CoA C-acetyltransferase, with amino-acid sequence MSQSIVIASAARTPVGAFNGVFANVPAHDLGAAAIKAALERAGVDPNDVDEVIMGQILTAGQGQNPARQAAINAGCPQETTAWGLNQLCGSGLRTIAIGMQQIATGDAKIIVAGGQESMSMAPHAAHLRNGVKMGDLKMVDTMLRDGLMDAFYNYHMGNTAENVAEKWQLSRDVQDEFAVASQNKAEAAQKGGKFKDEIVPFTVKGRKGDTVVEDDEYIKHGVTKEGVGKLRPAFNKEGTVTAANASGINDGAAAVVLMTEEEASKRGITPMARIVSWATAGVDPQIMGTGPIPASRKALEKAGWKVDDLDIVEANEAFAAQACAVNKDMGWNPDIVNVNGGAIAIGHPIGASGARIFNTLMFEMQRSGAKKGLATLCIGGGMGVAMCVESMN; translated from the coding sequence ATGAGCCAGTCGATCGTTATCGCCAGTGCCGCGCGCACGCCCGTAGGTGCCTTCAACGGCGTATTTGCAAACGTCCCCGCGCATGATCTGGGCGCGGCAGCAATCAAGGCCGCACTCGAGCGCGCCGGCGTCGACCCGAACGATGTCGACGAGGTGATTATGGGCCAGATCCTCACGGCCGGGCAGGGTCAGAACCCGGCTCGCCAGGCCGCGATCAACGCAGGCTGCCCGCAGGAGACCACGGCCTGGGGTCTCAATCAGCTTTGCGGCTCAGGACTTCGCACGATCGCCATCGGCATGCAGCAGATCGCGACGGGCGACGCCAAAATCATCGTGGCCGGTGGTCAGGAAAGCATGAGCATGGCGCCGCATGCCGCTCACCTTCGCAACGGTGTGAAGATGGGTGACCTGAAGATGGTCGATACCATGCTCCGCGACGGCCTGATGGACGCGTTCTACAACTATCATATGGGCAACACCGCCGAGAACGTTGCCGAGAAATGGCAGCTTTCGCGCGACGTGCAGGACGAATTCGCCGTGGCCTCGCAGAACAAGGCCGAGGCGGCTCAGAAAGGCGGCAAGTTCAAGGACGAGATCGTCCCCTTCACAGTCAAGGGCCGTAAGGGCGACACGGTCGTCGAGGACGATGAATACATCAAGCATGGCGTTACCAAGGAAGGCGTCGGCAAGCTGCGCCCGGCCTTCAACAAGGAAGGTACGGTAACCGCCGCCAACGCATCGGGCATCAATGATGGCGCGGCGGCGGTCGTTCTCATGACCGAGGAGGAGGCCTCCAAGCGCGGTATCACGCCGATGGCACGGATCGTCTCCTGGGCGACGGCCGGTGTCGATCCGCAGATCATGGGGACAGGGCCGATTCCGGCGTCGCGCAAGGCGCTCGAAAAAGCCGGCTGGAAGGTCGACGATCTGGATATCGTTGAAGCCAACGAAGCCTTTGCCGCCCAGGCCTGTGCCGTGAACAAGGATATGGGCTGGAACCCGGATATCGTGAACGTCAATGGCGGTGCGATCGCCATCGGTCATCCGATCGGCGCATCCGGCGCTCGCATCTTCAACACGCTCATGTTCGAAATGCAGCGCAGCGGCGCCAAGAAGGGCCTCGCCACGCTCTGCATTGGTGGGGGCATGGGCGTTGCCATGTGCGTCGAAAGCATGAACTGA
- the phaR gene encoding polyhydroxyalkanoate synthesis repressor PhaR, whose product MADKGGTIVIKKYANRRLYNTGTSTYVTLEDLSNMVKRDEDFVVQDAKSGDDITHSVLTQIIFELENQTGNAMLPIPFLRQLIAYYGDQMQMFVPSYLEQSMKAFQGRQEQLREEFASAVGDPVQMMTVGQKAMEEQARRNMEMFTKAMAMFNPFAAGPAAGLDAMTKGEDEARSGDDLSEMKRQIAAMQEKLDKLGSS is encoded by the coding sequence ATGGCAGACAAGGGTGGCACCATTGTCATAAAGAAATACGCCAACCGACGACTGTATAATACCGGTACCAGCACCTACGTGACCCTCGAAGACCTTTCGAACATGGTCAAACGCGACGAGGATTTCGTCGTTCAGGACGCCAAGTCCGGTGATGACATCACCCATTCGGTTCTGACCCAGATCATTTTCGAACTGGAGAACCAGACCGGCAATGCCATGCTGCCGATTCCGTTCCTGCGCCAGCTCATCGCGTATTATGGCGATCAGATGCAGATGTTCGTGCCTTCCTATCTCGAACAGTCGATGAAAGCCTTTCAGGGCCGCCAGGAACAGCTTCGCGAAGAATTTGCCAGCGCCGTTGGCGATCCGGTCCAGATGATGACCGTCGGGCAGAAGGCGATGGAAGAGCAGGCGCGCCGCAACATGGAAATGTTCACAAAGGCGATGGCCATGTTCAACCCGTTTGCAGCCGGGCCGGCTGCGGGGCTCGATGCAATGACGAAGGGCGAGGACGAAGCGCGGTCCGGCGACGATCTCTCGGAGATGAAGCGCCAGATTGCGGCCATGCAGGAAAAACTCGACAAGCTCGGCAGCAGTTGA
- a CDS encoding SDR family oxidoreductase gives MDIPPQTQDRMPGSEQKLTPAAVHITDDYKGSGKLDGKVAVISGGDSGIGRAVALHFAREGAKIAILYLEETEDAEEARKLVEDEGAEVLLFKGDLGESGTASEAVKAVMDRFGAIDIVVNNAGIQIAADSLTEISDEEWLRHFNSNVHSMFYLSRAALPHLKEGARIINTTSINAFKGHDELVAYTTTKGAQLGFTRALANQLGSKGLLVNEVAPGPIWTPIQPATFGGDTVADLGNDTLLGRIGQPSEVAPAFVYLASADGSYVTGQTIHVNGGLIVGG, from the coding sequence ATGGATATCCCTCCCCAGACCCAGGATCGCATGCCAGGCAGCGAGCAGAAGCTGACGCCGGCAGCGGTCCACATCACCGATGATTACAAAGGAAGCGGCAAGCTCGATGGCAAGGTCGCGGTCATTAGTGGTGGCGACAGTGGCATCGGACGGGCCGTGGCGCTGCATTTCGCCCGTGAAGGCGCAAAGATAGCCATCCTCTATCTTGAAGAGACCGAGGACGCCGAAGAAGCCCGGAAGCTCGTCGAGGACGAGGGCGCGGAGGTGCTTCTCTTCAAGGGTGACCTTGGCGAGAGCGGAACGGCCAGCGAAGCGGTGAAAGCCGTCATGGACCGCTTCGGCGCGATCGATATCGTGGTCAATAATGCAGGCATCCAGATCGCCGCGGACAGTCTGACGGAGATTTCGGACGAGGAATGGCTCCGTCACTTCAACAGCAACGTCCATTCGATGTTCTACCTGAGCCGTGCCGCTCTGCCGCATTTGAAAGAAGGCGCGCGGATCATCAACACGACCTCCATCAATGCTTTCAAGGGACACGATGAACTCGTCGCCTATACGACGACCAAGGGCGCGCAGCTTGGCTTCACAAGAGCGCTCGCCAATCAGCTCGGAAGCAAGGGCCTCCTCGTCAACGAAGTCGCGCCCGGGCCGATCTGGACCCCGATTCAGCCCGCGACCTTCGGCGGCGACACGGTCGCCGACCTCGGCAATGACACGCTTCTCGGCCGCATCGGACAACCGTCTGAAGTCGCTCCTGCCTTTGTCTATCTGGCCAGCGCGGACGGTTCCTATGTGACCGGCCAAACCATCCATGTGAATGGCGGGCTGATCGTTGGCGGCTGA
- a CDS encoding AGE family epimerase/isomerase: MAAEPFSPDSQWLREEGQRLLRFSRAAAIPGGGFGTLDSAGRLPADAPIDGVLTCRKIHSYALATALGDCDGADLVHHGLDALRGALRDDRHGGWFTTGDSKNGRKEAYLHAFVALAANTAVAFGYDASDLLEDAVSVIETRFWSHEEGIMRERFEADWSGEMDYRGANANMHSVEAFLALADTTGESKWLERTQRIVERLIHDHARHNDYAVIEHFDRNWTVLKDYNDDKPRDDLRPYGTTPGHYAEWSHLLLRLEMALRQAGQPAPEYLRADAERLFAAAVRDGWKDIQPGIVYTVDWDGHAHVENRPHWVIAEAAVAAGLLGRLTEDTAYREWEGRFWATIRDVFMDREFGSWWNEVDGHNHPSETIYRGKPDLYHAYQATLAPRLPLAPSYVGAVKRRNA; this comes from the coding sequence TTGGCGGCTGAGCCGTTCAGTCCCGACAGCCAATGGCTTCGTGAGGAAGGGCAGCGTCTCCTGCGCTTTTCGCGGGCTGCCGCCATACCAGGCGGCGGCTTCGGAACCCTCGATAGCGCAGGCCGCCTGCCCGCTGACGCGCCCATCGACGGCGTCCTGACCTGCCGAAAGATACACAGCTACGCGCTCGCCACTGCCCTCGGCGATTGCGATGGCGCCGATCTCGTCCATCATGGTCTCGACGCCCTGCGCGGTGCGCTCCGCGATGACCGCCACGGCGGATGGTTCACGACCGGCGATAGCAAAAACGGTCGAAAGGAGGCTTATCTTCATGCTTTCGTGGCGCTGGCCGCCAATACCGCCGTCGCCTTCGGATATGACGCAAGTGATCTGCTGGAAGACGCTGTCTCGGTGATCGAGACCAGATTCTGGTCCCACGAAGAAGGTATCATGCGCGAACGCTTCGAGGCGGATTGGAGCGGCGAGATGGATTATCGCGGTGCCAACGCGAACATGCACAGCGTCGAAGCATTTCTCGCCCTTGCGGACACGACAGGCGAGAGCAAATGGCTGGAGAGAACTCAGCGTATCGTCGAGCGGCTGATCCACGACCATGCACGACACAATGATTATGCGGTGATCGAGCACTTCGACCGAAACTGGACTGTCCTGAAAGACTATAATGACGATAAGCCGCGTGACGATTTGCGGCCCTATGGCACGACGCCCGGCCATTACGCGGAATGGTCCCATCTTCTTTTGAGGCTGGAAATGGCGCTAAGACAAGCCGGTCAGCCAGCGCCCGAATATTTGCGCGCCGATGCCGAGCGACTTTTCGCCGCCGCAGTCAGGGATGGCTGGAAAGATATCCAGCCCGGCATCGTCTACACGGTCGACTGGGACGGGCACGCTCATGTCGAAAACCGGCCCCATTGGGTTATCGCCGAGGCTGCCGTCGCGGCCGGCCTCCTTGGACGACTGACGGAAGACACTGCCTACCGCGAATGGGAAGGCCGTTTCTGGGCGACGATCCGCGATGTCTTCATGGATCGCGAATTCGGCAGTTGGTGGAACGAGGTCGATGGTCATAACCACCCGTCCGAAACGATCTACCGAGGCAAACCGGACCTCTATCATGCCTATCAGGCGACGCTCGCCCCGCGCCTGCCGCTTGCACCCAGCTATGTGGGTGCGGTCAAGCGCCGTAACGCCTGA
- the rpmF gene encoding 50S ribosomal protein L32, with the protein MAVPKRKVTRSKRGMRRSDDALKQPTYIEDANTGELRRPHHIDLKSGMYRGRQVLEAKE; encoded by the coding sequence ATGGCAGTGCCGAAAAGGAAAGTTACGCGTTCCAAGCGCGGCATGCGCCGCAGCGACGACGCGCTGAAGCAGCCGACCTATATCGAGGATGCGAACACCGGCGAACTGCGCCGTCCGCACCATATCGATCTGAAGAGCGGCATGTATCGCGGCCGTCAGGTTCTCGAAGCCAAGGAATAA
- a CDS encoding biosynthetic peptidoglycan transglycosylase, with product MGDDSTRVSFPEATRGDERVVKTARKTRSKQGRDRSAGREKKSRSKRGWFFRAVLVLIIVSLMPIGLTALALVPQVRPVSTLMLADLATLKGYDRQWIALDEMAPVLPRSVMMSEDGQFCRHYGVDLAELKAVVEDTMEGEQTRGASTIPMQLVKNLFLWPSRSFIRKGIEIPYAVAMNALLPKQRIMEIYLNVVELGDGIYGVEAASQHYFGRSAADLNAEQAARLAVTLPNPRERNPDAGGPGTRRLAQLIQRRAAKSGAYTGCLDLKG from the coding sequence ATGGGCGACGATTCGACCAGGGTCTCGTTTCCCGAGGCGACCAGAGGCGACGAACGCGTGGTGAAAACGGCGAGAAAGACCCGTTCAAAACAAGGTCGGGATAGGAGCGCGGGCCGAGAGAAGAAGAGCCGTTCGAAGCGCGGTTGGTTTTTTCGTGCCGTGCTGGTTCTCATCATCGTCTCATTGATGCCGATCGGGCTCACTGCACTGGCTCTCGTTCCGCAGGTCCGGCCGGTTTCCACTCTCATGCTCGCCGATCTCGCCACGCTCAAAGGCTATGATCGCCAATGGATCGCACTGGACGAGATGGCGCCGGTCCTGCCCCGCAGCGTGATGATGAGCGAGGACGGCCAGTTCTGTCGGCATTACGGGGTCGATCTGGCGGAACTGAAGGCTGTGGTCGAAGACACGATGGAGGGCGAGCAGACCCGCGGCGCCTCCACCATTCCGATGCAACTGGTCAAGAACCTTTTTCTGTGGCCGTCGCGCTCCTTCATCCGCAAGGGGATCGAAATTCCCTATGCCGTGGCGATGAACGCCCTCCTGCCGAAGCAGCGGATCATGGAGATCTATCTCAACGTCGTTGAGCTGGGTGACGGTATCTATGGTGTGGAAGCTGCGTCGCAGCATTATTTCGGACGCTCTGCCGCAGACCTCAATGCCGAGCAGGCCGCGCGGCTGGCCGTTACGCTGCCCAATCCTCGCGAGCGAAACCCGGACGCCGGCGGGCCGGGCACGCGCCGTCTGGCGCAGCTGATCCAGCGCCGTGCCGCCAAAAGTGGCGCCTATACAGGCTGTCTTGACCTGAAAGGCTAG
- a CDS encoding polyprenyl synthetase family protein, producing MTRNPTLIVAPPALADHAARLGNLLDGLLSARTLPGEIERPERLRAAMAHGVLGGGKRLRPFLVEESAALFGATGAAILRVGAALELIHCYSLVHDDLPAMDDDDLRRGQPTVHRAFDEATAILAGDALLTLAFDLMTSEETDLPADRKLALAGGLARASGIGGMVGGQMRDLEAESAPRPLSASDVETLQSMKTGALLRYACEAGAIAAGASTDEQSRLRRIGEILGLAFQLADDLLDITSTPETAGKATGKDADANKATLPSLNGTDWTRQRLEQLVEEATGLLSPFGDKAETLVQTARFIAFRDR from the coding sequence ATGACCCGTAATCCAACGCTCATCGTGGCTCCCCCGGCTCTTGCAGATCATGCCGCCCGTCTGGGAAACCTTCTGGACGGCCTTTTGTCCGCCAGGACTCTTCCGGGTGAAATCGAGCGGCCGGAGCGTCTGCGTGCTGCGATGGCCCATGGGGTTCTGGGCGGCGGAAAGAGGCTGCGGCCTTTCCTCGTGGAGGAGAGCGCAGCACTGTTTGGCGCGACGGGCGCCGCGATCCTGCGGGTTGGAGCAGCGCTTGAGCTGATCCATTGCTATTCGCTCGTCCATGATGATTTGCCGGCGATGGATGACGACGATCTGCGGCGCGGACAACCGACTGTCCATCGGGCGTTCGACGAAGCGACTGCTATTCTCGCAGGCGATGCCCTGCTGACCCTGGCCTTCGATCTGATGACGAGCGAAGAGACCGATCTGCCCGCAGATCGCAAGCTGGCTCTAGCCGGCGGCCTGGCGCGCGCCTCGGGCATTGGCGGCATGGTCGGTGGCCAGATGCGGGATCTCGAAGCGGAATCCGCCCCACGGCCTTTGTCGGCGTCAGACGTCGAGACACTTCAATCCATGAAGACAGGGGCTCTTCTGCGCTATGCGTGCGAGGCTGGCGCAATTGCCGCCGGAGCATCGACCGACGAGCAATCGCGCTTGCGCCGTATTGGAGAAATTCTAGGTCTGGCCTTCCAACTCGCGGACGACCTCCTCGATATCACCTCCACTCCCGAGACGGCCGGCAAGGCGACGGGCAAGGATGCCGACGCGAACAAGGCGACCCTGCCCTCGCTTAACGGCACCGACTGGACGAGGCAGCGGCTCGAGCAACTTGTCGAAGAGGCGACGGGACTCCTCTCGCCCTTTGGTGACAAGGCGGAAACGCTCGTTCAGACTGCCCGTTTCATCGCATTCCGCGACCGGTAA